Proteins encoded by one window of Xenopus tropicalis strain Nigerian chromosome 6, UCB_Xtro_10.0, whole genome shotgun sequence:
- the adnp2 gene encoding activity-dependent neuroprotector homeobox protein 2 isoform X1, which produces MFQPPVNSLEKIRKARKRVKQILLQIGLESCRELLEDYRSKTFCCSLCRFSTKLLSSFKSHLKRYHDDEKDQELMAACPSCPFTSQSKTVVKHMRIFHSSTRKTPSNSTRENVNLPRNHLTVKFSCTKCQYTDTLYYSMKKHVLMTHHEDLVVSYFGEKTDEDIANISLNSTISFFKLQPVDKFYCKICNSTASSNDALVYHILTSEKHRDLEQKLRADILETSKERSRKMLTKPMQTDFFPKKPVLAPRSNAPLAINHTIKLASVPQNGPSQTMSTSVTRTHNALPTLAAVASPSGSLTPKTPAAGSSNTQVKFVTASLPQNPNITLQASLPQQVFVSQRFPVNQSVATVLPPGCIVPTAQTSVRPAVLPTSQTSIRPAVLPINQALSGALLPVNQPTILACPSQTLQPNIINLNQAVRPAVFPVNQSLSSDNPAANQPGVAQNTFLTAPIFRQLIPTGKQVNGIPTYTLAPISVTLPVAPCSVPAANPSKAPVQNSQPDKAIQVSPSLAIAPSPPVAQVTQTLQLKSSGLTTSPDAPGKETKLWKTCPVCSELFPSNVYEVHMQIAHVKGGNARTTDKSNSMEMKECVTIAAQASFLKVLKENCIRCISCRCLASEELLKHLLMHGMVCLYCKAVFHELRNFVYHMKIMHLGKKKVHPDFAKKGFEIPSDLNGSVLFPHFDFNLKVSKDELGDKDINLVVVTGTNSQTAAPIYIKIQNKNNDLGDQPTSKCSFCNCALSNTERYETHLKERHHIMPTVHTILKMPAFKCVHCCGVYTGSMTLSAVDVHLLRCRNAPKDSSSGMECNIEDNVGKMHDYAKSKPISFSTANQSLSQAEIKCTPQASSTDNVENEFSVPSKRRKVEVNMDPLEKPKELSLDILALVPNQSETSYDYKKDFLIKYFNTRPYPSKKEIELLSTLLDMWKSDVASYIGTRRYMCMKALKNHKQQVLLGFQMSHLKKVKHNLDLNEDY; this is translated from the exons ATGTTCCAACCACCTGTTAACAGCCTGGAAAAAAtcagaaaagcaagaaaaagggTTAAACAAATTCTGCTTCAGATTGGCCTTGAAAGCTGCAGAGAATTATTAGAG GATTATAGGTCAAAGACATTTTGCTGCAGTCTTTGTAGATTTTCAACCAAGTTGCTGTCTTCATTCAAGAGTCATCTAAAACGCTATCATGATGATGAAAAGGACCAGGAGCTTATGGCTGCTTGCCCCAGCTGCCCATTTACTTCACAGTCAAAAACTGTGGTAAAACACATGCGGATATTTCACTCCAGTACTAGGAAAACCCCTTCTAATAGCACAAGAGAGAATGTAAATTTGCCTAGAAATCATCTGACTGTCAAATTTTCTTGTACAAAATGTCAATATACAGACACTTTATATTACAGCATGAAAAAACATGTTCTTATGACCCATCATGAAGACTTAGTAGTTTCATATTTTGGAGAAAAAACAGATGAAGACATTGCAAATATAAGCTTGAATTCCACCATTTCATTTTTTAAGCTCCAGCCCGTTGATAAATTCTATTGCAAGATATGTAATTCAACTGCTAGCTCTAATGATGCACTGGTATACCATATTTTGACATCTGAAAAACACAGAGACCTGGAACAGAAGCTGAGGGCTGACATTTTGGAAACTAGTAAAGAAAGATCTAGAAAAATGCTAACAAAGCCGATGCAAACTGACTTTTTTCCTAAAAAACCTGTATTGGCACCAAGGTCAAATGCACCACTTGCAATTAATCACACCATTAAGTTAGCTTCTGTGCCACAAAATGGGCCTAGTCAAACAATGTCAACTTCTGTTACCCGTACACACAACGCTCTACCAACACTAGCTGCTGTTGCATCTCCTTCAGGAAGTTTGACACCTAAAACCCCTGCTGCAGGTTCTTCGAATACCCAGGTTAAATTTGTAACTGCTTCTCTTCCACAGAATCCAAACATCACCCTTCAAGCATCTCTCCCTCAACAAGTGTTTGTATCTCAGAGGTTTCCAGTTAACCAGTCTGTTGCGACAGTCCTTCCTCCAGGGTGTATTGTTCCTACAGCTCAGACTTCAGTAAGGCCTGCTGTTCTTCCCACATCTCAAACGTCTATAAGACCCGCTGTCCTCCCAATCAACCAGGCATTGTCTGGAGCATTGCTTCCTGTAAATCAACCAACAATACTTGCATGTCCTTCCCAGACTTTGCAACCCAATATCATCAACCTTAATCAAGCAGTAAGGCCTGCAGTTTTTCCAGTAAATCAGTCTCTGAGTTCTGATAATCCTGCAGCAAATCAACCTGGGGTTGCTCAAAACACTTTTCTCACAGCCCCAATATTTAGACAGCTCATTCCAACTGGTAAACAAGTAAATGGAATACCCACATATACCCTTGCACCAATCTCTGTAACTTTGCCAGTGGCTCCATGTTCTGTTCCTGCTGCCAACCCTTCAAAAGCACCAGTACAAAACTCACAGCCAGATAAAGCAATACAAGTTTCACCTTCTCTGGCTATTGCACCCTCGCCTCCTGTTGCTCAGGTGACCCAAACACTCCAACTGAAAAGTTCAGGCCTTACTACTTCTCCAGATGCACCAGGTAAAGAGACCAAGCTATGGAAGACATGCCCAGTGTGCAGTGAGCTCTTCCCATCAAATGTCTACGAAGTACATATGCAAATTGCTCATGTCAAAGGAGGAAATGCCAGAACAACAGATAAATCAAATAGCATGGAAATGAAAGAGTGTGTAACTATTGCAGCACAAGCTTCTTTCTTGAAAGTCTTGAAAGAAAATTGTATTAGGTGTATTTCTTGCAGGTGCTTAGCATCAGAAGAACTTTTAAAACATCTGTTGATGCATGGTATGGTTTGTTTATACTGCAAAGCTGTATTCCATGAACTGAGGAACTTTGTCTATCACATGAAAATTATGCATTTGGGCAAAAAGAAAGTACATCCAGATTTTGCCAAGAAAGGATTTGAAATCCCCAGTGATTTAAATGGCAGTGTACTTTTCCCCCATTTTGATTTTAACTTAAAAGTGTCAAAGGATGAGCTTGGAGACAAAGATATAAATCTTGTTGTAGTAACAGGAACTAATTCTCAAACTGCTGCTCCCATATACATTAAaattcagaataaaaataatgatttagGTGACCAGCCAACCTCTAAATGTTCCTTCTGCAACTGTGCTTTATCCAACACAGAGAGGTATGAGACACATTTAAAAGAAAGGCACCATATCATGCCGACTGtacatacaattttaaaaatgccaGCTTTTAAGTGTGTGCATTGTTGTGGAGTCTATACAGGGAGTATGACACTGTCAGCTGTTGATGTGCACTTACTTCGATGTCGCAATGCACCTAAAGACAGCAGCTCTGGAATGGAGTGTAACATTGAAGATAATGTCGGGAAAATGCACGATTACGCAAAAAGTAAACCGATTTCTTTTTCTACTGCAAATCAATCACTTTCTCAAGCAGAGATAAAATGTACTCCTCAAGCAAGCAGTACAGATAATGTGGAAAATGAGTTTTCTGTGCCTTCAAAAAGAAGAAAGGTTGAAGTAAATATGGACCCTTTAGAAAAGCCTAAAGAACTTTCTCTTGATATCCTTGCTTTGGTCCCGAACCAATCGGAAACTTCCTATGACTACAAGAAGGACTTTTTGATTAAATATTTCAACACAAGGCCATATCCAAGCAAGAAAGAGATAGAATTGCTGTCCACACTGCTAGATATGTGGAAAAGCGATGTTGCCTCATATATTGGCACTAGGCGATACATGTGCATGAAAGCGCTCAAGAACCATAAACAGCAGGTGCTACTTGGATTTCAGATGTCTCACCTTAAAAAAGTGAAGCATAATTTAGACTTGAATGAAGATTACTGA
- the adnp2 gene encoding ADNP homeobox protein 2, whose product MFQPPVNSLEKIRKARKRVKQILLQIGLESCRELLEEINSYNPGDKYFSSTSWEDVSLWEPNGRRNDYRSKTFCCSLCRFSTKLLSSFKSHLKRYHDDEKDQELMAACPSCPFTSQSKTVVKHMRIFHSSTRKTPSNSTRENVNLPRNHLTVKFSCTKCQYTDTLYYSMKKHVLMTHHEDLVVSYFGEKTDEDIANISLNSTISFFKLQPVDKFYCKICNSTASSNDALVYHILTSEKHRDLEQKLRADILETSKERSRKMLTKPMQTDFFPKKPVLAPRSNAPLAINHTIKLASVPQNGPSQTMSTSVTRTHNALPTLAAVASPSGSLTPKTPAAGSSNTQVKFVTASLPQNPNITLQASLPQQVFVSQRFPVNQSVATVLPPGCIVPTAQTSVRPAVLPTSQTSIRPAVLPINQALSGALLPVNQPTILACPSQTLQPNIINLNQAVRPAVFPVNQSLSSDNPAANQPGVAQNTFLTAPIFRQLIPTGKQVNGIPTYTLAPISVTLPVAPCSVPAANPSKAPVQNSQPDKAIQVSPSLAIAPSPPVAQVTQTLQLKSSGLTTSPDAPGKETKLWKTCPVCSELFPSNVYEVHMQIAHVKGGNARTTDKSNSMEMKECVTIAAQASFLKVLKENCIRCISCRCLASEELLKHLLMHGMVCLYCKAVFHELRNFVYHMKIMHLGKKKVHPDFAKKGFEIPSDLNGSVLFPHFDFNLKVSKDELGDKDINLVVVTGTNSQTAAPIYIKIQNKNNDLGDQPTSKCSFCNCALSNTERYETHLKERHHIMPTVHTILKMPAFKCVHCCGVYTGSMTLSAVDVHLLRCRNAPKDSSSGMECNIEDNVGKMHDYAKSKPISFSTANQSLSQAEIKCTPQASSTDNVENEFSVPSKRRKVEVNMDPLEKPKELSLDILALVPNQSETSYDYKKDFLIKYFNTRPYPSKKEIELLSTLLDMWKSDVASYIGTRRYMCMKALKNHKQQVLLGFQMSHLKKVKHNLDLNEDY is encoded by the exons ATGTTCCAACCACCTGTTAACAGCCTGGAAAAAAtcagaaaagcaagaaaaagggTTAAACAAATTCTGCTTCAGATTGGCCTTGAAAGCTGCAGAGAATTATTAGAG GAAATCAACAGTTATAATCCAGGAGACAAATATTTTTCCAGTACATCATGGGAGGATGTCTCGCTATGGGAACCTAATGGACGCAGAAAT GATTATAGGTCAAAGACATTTTGCTGCAGTCTTTGTAGATTTTCAACCAAGTTGCTGTCTTCATTCAAGAGTCATCTAAAACGCTATCATGATGATGAAAAGGACCAGGAGCTTATGGCTGCTTGCCCCAGCTGCCCATTTACTTCACAGTCAAAAACTGTGGTAAAACACATGCGGATATTTCACTCCAGTACTAGGAAAACCCCTTCTAATAGCACAAGAGAGAATGTAAATTTGCCTAGAAATCATCTGACTGTCAAATTTTCTTGTACAAAATGTCAATATACAGACACTTTATATTACAGCATGAAAAAACATGTTCTTATGACCCATCATGAAGACTTAGTAGTTTCATATTTTGGAGAAAAAACAGATGAAGACATTGCAAATATAAGCTTGAATTCCACCATTTCATTTTTTAAGCTCCAGCCCGTTGATAAATTCTATTGCAAGATATGTAATTCAACTGCTAGCTCTAATGATGCACTGGTATACCATATTTTGACATCTGAAAAACACAGAGACCTGGAACAGAAGCTGAGGGCTGACATTTTGGAAACTAGTAAAGAAAGATCTAGAAAAATGCTAACAAAGCCGATGCAAACTGACTTTTTTCCTAAAAAACCTGTATTGGCACCAAGGTCAAATGCACCACTTGCAATTAATCACACCATTAAGTTAGCTTCTGTGCCACAAAATGGGCCTAGTCAAACAATGTCAACTTCTGTTACCCGTACACACAACGCTCTACCAACACTAGCTGCTGTTGCATCTCCTTCAGGAAGTTTGACACCTAAAACCCCTGCTGCAGGTTCTTCGAATACCCAGGTTAAATTTGTAACTGCTTCTCTTCCACAGAATCCAAACATCACCCTTCAAGCATCTCTCCCTCAACAAGTGTTTGTATCTCAGAGGTTTCCAGTTAACCAGTCTGTTGCGACAGTCCTTCCTCCAGGGTGTATTGTTCCTACAGCTCAGACTTCAGTAAGGCCTGCTGTTCTTCCCACATCTCAAACGTCTATAAGACCCGCTGTCCTCCCAATCAACCAGGCATTGTCTGGAGCATTGCTTCCTGTAAATCAACCAACAATACTTGCATGTCCTTCCCAGACTTTGCAACCCAATATCATCAACCTTAATCAAGCAGTAAGGCCTGCAGTTTTTCCAGTAAATCAGTCTCTGAGTTCTGATAATCCTGCAGCAAATCAACCTGGGGTTGCTCAAAACACTTTTCTCACAGCCCCAATATTTAGACAGCTCATTCCAACTGGTAAACAAGTAAATGGAATACCCACATATACCCTTGCACCAATCTCTGTAACTTTGCCAGTGGCTCCATGTTCTGTTCCTGCTGCCAACCCTTCAAAAGCACCAGTACAAAACTCACAGCCAGATAAAGCAATACAAGTTTCACCTTCTCTGGCTATTGCACCCTCGCCTCCTGTTGCTCAGGTGACCCAAACACTCCAACTGAAAAGTTCAGGCCTTACTACTTCTCCAGATGCACCAGGTAAAGAGACCAAGCTATGGAAGACATGCCCAGTGTGCAGTGAGCTCTTCCCATCAAATGTCTACGAAGTACATATGCAAATTGCTCATGTCAAAGGAGGAAATGCCAGAACAACAGATAAATCAAATAGCATGGAAATGAAAGAGTGTGTAACTATTGCAGCACAAGCTTCTTTCTTGAAAGTCTTGAAAGAAAATTGTATTAGGTGTATTTCTTGCAGGTGCTTAGCATCAGAAGAACTTTTAAAACATCTGTTGATGCATGGTATGGTTTGTTTATACTGCAAAGCTGTATTCCATGAACTGAGGAACTTTGTCTATCACATGAAAATTATGCATTTGGGCAAAAAGAAAGTACATCCAGATTTTGCCAAGAAAGGATTTGAAATCCCCAGTGATTTAAATGGCAGTGTACTTTTCCCCCATTTTGATTTTAACTTAAAAGTGTCAAAGGATGAGCTTGGAGACAAAGATATAAATCTTGTTGTAGTAACAGGAACTAATTCTCAAACTGCTGCTCCCATATACATTAAaattcagaataaaaataatgatttagGTGACCAGCCAACCTCTAAATGTTCCTTCTGCAACTGTGCTTTATCCAACACAGAGAGGTATGAGACACATTTAAAAGAAAGGCACCATATCATGCCGACTGtacatacaattttaaaaatgccaGCTTTTAAGTGTGTGCATTGTTGTGGAGTCTATACAGGGAGTATGACACTGTCAGCTGTTGATGTGCACTTACTTCGATGTCGCAATGCACCTAAAGACAGCAGCTCTGGAATGGAGTGTAACATTGAAGATAATGTCGGGAAAATGCACGATTACGCAAAAAGTAAACCGATTTCTTTTTCTACTGCAAATCAATCACTTTCTCAAGCAGAGATAAAATGTACTCCTCAAGCAAGCAGTACAGATAATGTGGAAAATGAGTTTTCTGTGCCTTCAAAAAGAAGAAAGGTTGAAGTAAATATGGACCCTTTAGAAAAGCCTAAAGAACTTTCTCTTGATATCCTTGCTTTGGTCCCGAACCAATCGGAAACTTCCTATGACTACAAGAAGGACTTTTTGATTAAATATTTCAACACAAGGCCATATCCAAGCAAGAAAGAGATAGAATTGCTGTCCACACTGCTAGATATGTGGAAAAGCGATGTTGCCTCATATATTGGCACTAGGCGATACATGTGCATGAAAGCGCTCAAGAACCATAAACAGCAGGTGCTACTTGGATTTCAGATGTCTCACCTTAAAAAAGTGAAGCATAATTTAGACTTGAATGAAGATTACTGA